The Salvelinus fontinalis isolate EN_2023a chromosome 31, ASM2944872v1, whole genome shotgun sequence genome has a window encoding:
- the LOC129829388 gene encoding cytochrome c oxidase subunit NDUFA4-like — protein sequence MIRIAMEHLKKHPGLIPQFIVVLLGVGGASMYLFRLANGPHVNWNKKNNPEPWNKLDPTYQYKFVAINTDYKKLKKEGPQF from the exons ATGATTAGAATAGCGATGGAACACTTAAAGAAGCATCCAGGG CTCATCCCCCAATTCATCGTCGTCTTGTTGGGAGTAGGAGGAGCCTCCATGTATTTGTTCCGTCTTGCAAATGGACCCCATGTTAA CTGGAATAAGAAGAACAACCCTGAGCCCTGGAATAAACTTGACCCTACCTACCAGTACAAG TTTGTGGCCATAAACACAGACTACAAGAAACTGAAGAAGGAGGGACCTCAATTCTGA